The Vicia villosa cultivar HV-30 ecotype Madison, WI linkage group LG1, Vvil1.0, whole genome shotgun sequence genome includes a region encoding these proteins:
- the LOC131645000 gene encoding large ribosomal subunit protein uL24y-like — MKFNPRVSSSRRKSRKAHFTAPSSLRRVLMSAPLSADLRAKYNVRSMPVRKDDEVQVVRGTFKGREGKVTQVYRRKWVIHIERITREKVNGSTVNVGVNPSKVVITKLRLDKDRKSLLDRKAKGRAAADKEKGTKFATEDIMQTID; from the coding sequence ATGAAGTTCAATCCACGAGTATCGAGCAGCCGCCGCAAGAGCCGCAAGGCTCATTTCACGGCGCCCTCCAGCCTCCGCCGTGTCCTCATGAGCGCGCCTCTCTCCGCCGACCTCCGCGCCAAATACAACGTCCGCTCCATGCCGGTGAGGAAAGACGACGAAGTCCAGGTCGTTCGCGGCACCTTCAAAGGCCGTGAAGGTAAGGTGACGCAGGTGTACAGGCGCAAGTGGGTGATTCACATCGAGCGCATCACGAGGGAGAAGGTGAATGGATCTACTGTGAACGTTGGGGTTAACCCTTCGAAGGTTGTTATCACGAAGCTGAGACTTGATAAGGATAGGAAATCGCTGCTTGATAGGAAGGCGAAGGGACGTGCTGCTGCTGATAAGGAGAAGGGGACTAAGTTTGCGACGGAGGATATTATGCAGACTATTGATTAG
- the LOC131623972 gene encoding uncharacterized protein LOC131623972, with protein MKAIVITSPGGPEVLQLQDVEDPQIKDDEVLIKVHATALNRADTLQRKGGYPPPQGASPYPGLECSGVIESVGKNVSKWKIGDQVCALLSGGGYAEKVAVPEGQVLPIPSGISLKDATSFPEVACTVWSTIFMMSRLSKGETLLIHGGSSGIGTFAIQIAKYIGAKVFVTAGSEEKLAFCKSIGADVGINYKTEDFVARVKEETGGQGVDVILDCMGASYFQRNLDSLNFDGRLFIIGFQGGVTTQADLRAILGKRLTVQGAGLRSRSPENKAVIISEVEKNVWPAIAEGKVKPVIYKTFPLSEAAEAHRLMESSQHIGKILLLP; from the exons ATGAAGGCCATTGTAATAACCTCACCAGGTGGACCTGAAGTTCTTCAACTCCAAGATGTCGAAGACCCTCAAATCAAAGACGATGAAGTCCTCATCAAAGTCCATGCCACTGCCCTTAACAGAGCTGATACCCTTCAGAGGAAAGGTGGCTACCCTCCCCCTCAAGGTGCAAGCCCTTACCCAGGTCTTGAATGTTCTGGAGTCATTGAATCCGTTGGTAAAAACGTTTCCAAGTGGAAAATTGGCGATCAG GTATGTGCTCTTTTATCTGGTGGTGGATATGCTGAGAAAGTAGCTGTTCCTGAAGGACAAGTTCTTCCGATTCCGTCTGGGATTTCTCTCAAGGATGCGACTAGTTTTCCTGAGGTTGCATGTACTGTGTGGTCGACTATTTTTATGATGAGCCGGTTATCTAAAGGGGAAACCTTGTTG ATTCATGGAGGTTCAAGTGGAATCGGCACATTCGCAATTCAGATAGCTAAATACATAGGAGCGAAAGTATTTGTTACTGCAG GTAGTGAAGAGAAGCTAGCTTTTTGCAAGAGTATTGGAGCTGATGTCGGTATCAATTACAAAACCGAGGACTTTGTTGCAAGGGTGAAGGAAGAAACTGGTGGTCAAG GTGTCGATGTTATTCTTGATTGTATGGGAGCATCCTACTTTCAAAGAAATCTTGATAGCTTAAATTTCGATGGAAGGCTTTTTATAATCGGCTTTCAAGGGGGTGTTACTACACAGGCCGATCTACGTGCTATACTTGGCAAGCGTCTCACTGTACAAG GGGCTGGCTTGCGTAGTAGAAGTCCTGAAAATAAAGCTGTGATCATTAGTGAGGTGGAGAAGAATGTTTGGCCAGCAATTGCAGAAGGAAAGGTTAAGCCTGTGATCTACAAAACTTTCCCTCTGTCTGAAGCTGCTGAGGCGCACCGGCTTATGGAAAGCAGTCAGCATATTGGAAAGATATTGCTCCTGCCATGA